The following proteins are co-located in the Sphingorhabdus lutea genome:
- a CDS encoding TIGR04063 family PEP-CTERM/XrtA system glycosyltransferase — MTKILHILDHSLPLHSGYTFRTRAILKSQIAHGWQVQAITGLRQYQHGQVAGANFQQVDDIIFHRTLGKTLSKSPMKEWQEVQLLTQHIVKLHKQYPFHIMHAHSPALNGLAAARASDILGIPFIYEIRAFWEDAAVGNGTGSEGSAKYRLTRALENHVMKRADHITVICQASKDDLIARGISGDKILVSPNGVDFKLFSNTPKYDEKLADEMGLKGKKIFGFIGSFYDYEGIDDLISALAILIKENEDARLLLVGGGPMEDALKAQVRALNLDQYVIFTGRVPHEQVERYYGLMDMMVYPRKMMRLTDLVTPLKPLEAMAQDRLVVASDVGGHRELIRDKETGFLFKADDPANMAACLTHVLTNKENWPKIRETAKNYVLTERDWAQNIKCYDPVYHFLLSKMINEKAA; from the coding sequence ATGACAAAGATTCTGCATATTTTGGACCATAGCCTGCCCCTGCATAGCGGATATACATTTCGCACAAGGGCTATTTTGAAATCACAAATTGCTCATGGATGGCAGGTTCAGGCGATTACTGGCCTGCGCCAATATCAACATGGACAGGTTGCGGGCGCAAATTTTCAACAGGTGGATGATATTATTTTTCACCGCACATTGGGCAAAACCCTGTCCAAAAGCCCAATGAAGGAGTGGCAAGAGGTGCAATTGCTGACCCAGCATATTGTTAAATTGCATAAGCAATATCCATTTCACATTATGCATGCCCATTCGCCGGCATTAAATGGGCTTGCTGCGGCGCGGGCATCCGACATATTGGGCATCCCCTTTATCTACGAAATTCGTGCATTTTGGGAGGATGCGGCGGTCGGCAACGGCACGGGCAGCGAAGGTTCTGCCAAATATAGATTAACCCGTGCGTTGGAAAATCATGTCATGAAACGCGCCGATCATATCACGGTCATTTGTCAGGCATCAAAGGATGATTTAATCGCCAGAGGCATATCGGGGGACAAAATTTTAGTTTCCCCCAATGGGGTGGATTTCAAATTATTTTCCAATACCCCAAAATATGATGAAAAATTGGCCGATGAAATGGGGCTGAAGGGTAAAAAAATATTCGGCTTTATTGGCAGTTTTTATGATTATGAGGGGATTGATGATTTAATCAGCGCCCTTGCCATTTTGATAAAGGAAAATGAAGATGCGCGTTTATTATTGGTGGGCGGCGGCCCGATGGAAGATGCGTTAAAGGCGCAGGTAAGGGCGTTAAACCTTGACCAATATGTCATTTTTACAGGCCGTGTTCCCCATGAACAGGTGGAACGTTATTATGGTTTAATGGATATGATGGTATATCCACGCAAAATGATGCGGCTGACCGATTTGGTCACCCCGTTAAAACCGTTGGAAGCGATGGCACAGGATCGTTTGGTGGTAGCAAGCGATGTTGGCGGCCACCGCGAATTGATTCGCGATAAAGAAACCGGATTTTTGTTTAAAGCCGACGACCCGGCCAATATGGCGGCATGTTTAACCCATGTTTTAACAAATAAGGAAAATTGGCCAAAGATACGCGAAACTGCGAAAAATTATGTCTTGACCGAACGTGACTGGGCGCAAAATATTAAATGTTACGATCCTGTTTACCATTTTTTGCTATCCAAAATGATAAATGAAAAAGCCGCATAA